In Pedobacter sp. SL55, the following proteins share a genomic window:
- a CDS encoding SusE domain-containing protein yields MKNKIFYLLLSVSVIIFGCKKIDFDEQSRGEALGTFSLTAPQNNAILVLNSATPNAQVQITWSAAKPGVSTAPTYTFVAALKTGSLTQPLLEIPSDNSGKSNKLTLTQKQLDDALKAKGVAEGAKTDLIWNVRADNGTKKELANANYNISITRFGDGISNFLLYGPVSSANNVEINPNSTTDLITFKWQKAFPGKSTSPVTYKIKFVREGGSFDAPIFEAVSNNSGADSTFTISYQAMDQMLTANGFADQSSAAKIQWTVEAKSGTYVKNSDYVNDLSIVREVKLFMVGGATPIGWNPPQAIQMIADKNLPGTFYSYVYLTQDGMKFLSENTDWNTPSQKIYGKGSADGELLQSGGSGNIDIPAAGYYRVSADLKNNKYYIQQGRMGAVGSATAAGWNPPGVFPSQGLTLIGTNKFLGLVNLIANEQWKFIDGAAWGDGTASGAKDFGKVKNSTDGSITQGDADNMTVPGATGLYRLIWDGTNIKNLKYQITTGTVFLIGAATAGGWDNNSAALPAMTYQGNGVWRVTTNLTAGEFKFLLQKGTWDYTYGPGTAAGTITDGGGNMSVSTAGSYTVTLNEFARTYSVVKN; encoded by the coding sequence ATGAAGAATAAAATATTTTATTTATTACTGTCAGTATCAGTAATAATTTTTGGATGTAAGAAAATCGATTTCGACGAGCAATCGAGAGGCGAGGCTTTGGGTACTTTTAGTTTAACTGCACCGCAAAACAACGCTATTTTAGTTTTAAACAGTGCTACGCCTAACGCTCAAGTACAAATTACTTGGTCGGCCGCTAAGCCAGGTGTTTCAACTGCACCAACTTACACGTTTGTAGCTGCCCTCAAAACTGGCTCATTAACACAGCCTTTATTAGAAATTCCATCGGATAACAGCGGTAAAAGCAACAAATTAACCTTAACGCAAAAACAATTAGATGATGCCTTAAAAGCAAAGGGAGTTGCAGAGGGTGCAAAAACAGATCTGATATGGAATGTACGTGCAGATAACGGCACTAAAAAAGAACTGGCAAATGCTAACTACAATATCTCTATCACTCGTTTTGGAGATGGTATCAGCAACTTCCTACTTTATGGTCCAGTTTCTTCAGCCAACAATGTAGAGATTAACCCCAACTCTACTACAGATTTGATCACCTTTAAATGGCAAAAGGCATTCCCTGGAAAGTCGACTAGTCCAGTAACTTACAAAATCAAATTTGTACGCGAGGGCGGTAGTTTTGATGCGCCAATTTTTGAAGCGGTATCTAACAATTCAGGAGCTGATTCTACATTTACCATTAGCTACCAAGCGATGGATCAAATGCTAACTGCAAACGGTTTTGCTGATCAGTCATCGGCAGCTAAAATACAATGGACGGTTGAAGCAAAGTCGGGAACTTACGTAAAAAATTCTGATTACGTAAATGATCTAAGTATTGTAAGAGAAGTAAAATTGTTTATGGTTGGTGGGGCAACGCCAATTGGCTGGAACCCACCACAGGCGATACAAATGATTGCAGATAAAAACCTACCAGGAACTTTTTATTCTTATGTGTATTTAACACAAGATGGTATGAAGTTTTTAAGTGAAAACACCGATTGGAATACACCATCTCAGAAAATATACGGAAAGGGTTCGGCTGATGGCGAATTGCTTCAGAGCGGCGGCAGCGGTAATATCGATATTCCAGCTGCGGGTTATTATCGCGTTAGCGCCGATTTGAAAAACAACAAATATTATATACAGCAAGGTAGAATGGGGGCAGTAGGCTCGGCTACAGCGGCTGGGTGGAACCCTCCAGGAGTTTTTCCGTCTCAAGGCCTTACATTGATAGGTACTAATAAGTTTCTTGGTTTAGTAAATCTTATCGCAAATGAGCAATGGAAATTTATTGACGGCGCTGCCTGGGGCGATGGCACTGCTTCAGGTGCTAAAGATTTTGGTAAGGTTAAAAATAGCACCGATGGTTCAATTACTCAGGGCGATGCTGATAACATGACCGTGCCAGGGGCAACAGGTTTGTATCGCTTAATTTGGGATGGTACCAATATCAAAAACCTAAAGTACCAAATTACCACCGGAACTGTATTCCTGATTGGTGCAGCTACTGCTGGCGGCTGGGATAACAACAGTGCAGCTTTGCCAGCAATGACTTACCAAGGAAATGGAGTTTGGCGTGTAACCACTAACCTTACCGCAGGCGAATTTAAGTTCTTGTTGCAAAAAGGCACTTGGGATTACACCTATGGTCCGGGAACTGCTGCAGGCACCATTACCGATGGAGGGGGCAATATGAGTGTGTCAACAGCTGGAAGCTACACCGTTACACTCAACGAGTTTGCCAGAACGTACAGCGTAGTTAAAAATTAA
- a CDS encoding glycoside hydrolase family 31 protein, with amino-acid sequence MHYKNAVGGIYFFSPFFCRYVKVISVYTSFFISVTSIFAQQNPIISVGDITTVNPVAQGLRFQTNCAYGEVTAYSANVIRVRIDKKQLGKDFSYAVIAQPQKTNVKINQDANEITLLTDSVKAIIKKKPFSVAFYTLDGKLINQDEQGLPNSWVAEEVTAYKQMQQGERFVGLGEKTGNLDRRGNGYTNWNYDAFGYSTGQDPLYSSIPFYIGIHSNLNYGIFLDNTYQTDFNFGASNNRFSSFSAQGGELNYYFIYHTHLADIVKSYTALTGRMKMPPLWSLGYQQNRYSYYPETEVMRIAQTLREKKIPADGITLDIHYMDQYKLFTWDKQRFSDPLAMNKKLNSMGFRTTVIVDPGIKVEKGYDAYEDGVMQNVFVKYPDGTNFTAQVWPGWCHFPDFTSMLGRSWWQEKIKFFASSGVDGIWNDMNEIASWGQKMPSNVIFNYDGTLSSHKQAHNVYGMQMARASFEGMVQTTNKRSFNLTRAGYAGLQRYTAIWTGDNRSEEDHMLLGVRLLNSLGLSGVAFTGMDIGGFTGNPSVSLYARWIQIGAFNPYFRNHTAVNTKSSEPWAYGEEVTEIARNFINLRYRLLPYLYSTFNEATQTGMPVVRSLALENTHEPKVYDGKYQNQFMFGNAFLVAPFESTKEYGAVFFPKGNWYHLYNDEAQVGESEKIFRLNLQQLPVFVKGGSIVPMQSLVQTTAEKPTDTLVLHIYKGNQNNSFVYYEDDGKTYNYEKGDYYKRKISYDVAQRKIVFNKVEGSFKSKFNQLKLVFHGFDEKDKIQSSAGVKDDFVSFVAPISRFDPQGTANPIIGCKVKSIILANNPTQFEIKY; translated from the coding sequence GTGCATTACAAAAATGCTGTAGGTGGTATTTACTTTTTTTCTCCATTTTTTTGCCGATATGTCAAGGTCATTTCTGTCTATACTTCTTTTTTTATTTCAGTTACCTCTATTTTTGCTCAACAAAACCCCATAATTTCTGTTGGCGATATTACTACAGTAAACCCTGTAGCACAAGGCTTGCGTTTTCAAACGAACTGTGCTTATGGTGAGGTTACGGCATATTCGGCCAATGTGATTAGGGTACGTATAGATAAAAAGCAATTAGGGAAAGATTTTTCATACGCCGTAATTGCACAGCCTCAAAAAACAAACGTAAAAATCAATCAAGATGCAAATGAAATTACGCTTTTAACTGATTCTGTAAAGGCAATTATTAAAAAGAAACCTTTTTCGGTAGCTTTTTATACGTTAGACGGAAAATTGATTAACCAAGACGAACAAGGTTTGCCAAACTCGTGGGTGGCAGAAGAAGTTACCGCCTATAAACAAATGCAACAAGGTGAGCGTTTTGTGGGTTTGGGCGAAAAAACGGGCAATTTAGATAGGAGGGGAAATGGTTACACCAATTGGAACTACGATGCCTTCGGCTATTCTACTGGCCAAGATCCTTTGTACTCCTCTATTCCATTTTACATTGGCATTCATAGCAATTTAAATTATGGTATTTTTTTAGATAATACCTACCAAACAGATTTTAATTTCGGTGCAAGTAATAATCGCTTTTCCTCGTTTTCTGCACAAGGTGGCGAACTTAATTATTACTTCATTTATCACACGCATTTGGCGGATATTGTGAAATCTTACACCGCCCTAACTGGAAGGATGAAAATGCCACCACTTTGGAGTTTGGGCTATCAGCAAAACCGTTACAGCTACTATCCAGAAACAGAGGTAATGCGTATTGCGCAAACCTTGCGGGAGAAAAAAATCCCAGCTGATGGTATTACTTTAGACATCCATTACATGGACCAATACAAGTTGTTTACTTGGGATAAGCAACGATTTAGTGACCCATTGGCCATGAACAAAAAACTAAATAGTATGGGTTTTAGAACTACCGTAATTGTAGACCCAGGCATTAAGGTAGAAAAAGGTTACGATGCCTACGAAGATGGCGTGATGCAAAATGTTTTCGTCAAATATCCCGATGGTACCAATTTTACCGCTCAGGTTTGGCCGGGCTGGTGCCATTTCCCTGATTTCACGTCTATGTTAGGCAGAAGCTGGTGGCAAGAAAAAATCAAGTTTTTCGCCAGCTCTGGCGTAGATGGGATTTGGAATGACATGAACGAAATTGCCAGCTGGGGACAAAAAATGCCATCAAACGTCATCTTTAATTACGATGGTACTTTGTCTAGTCACAAACAGGCACACAATGTGTACGGTATGCAAATGGCTCGTGCTAGTTTCGAAGGTATGGTGCAAACTACCAACAAAAGATCTTTCAATTTAACAAGGGCAGGTTATGCAGGTCTGCAGCGTTATACCGCCATTTGGACCGGCGACAACCGTTCTGAAGAAGATCACATGTTGCTGGGTGTACGTTTGCTCAACAGCTTAGGACTAAGTGGCGTTGCTTTTACCGGAATGGATATTGGTGGTTTTACCGGCAATCCTTCGGTAAGTTTATACGCCCGTTGGATACAAATTGGAGCTTTTAATCCTTATTTCCGTAACCACACCGCGGTAAACACCAAATCTTCTGAGCCTTGGGCTTACGGAGAAGAGGTAACCGAGATTGCTAGAAATTTCATCAACCTGCGTTATCGTTTATTGCCTTATCTATACTCAACCTTTAACGAGGCTACTCAAACCGGAATGCCAGTGGTAAGAAGTTTGGCGCTAGAAAATACCCACGAACCCAAGGTTTACGATGGGAAATATCAAAACCAATTTATGTTCGGCAACGCATTTTTGGTAGCGCCTTTCGAAAGTACAAAAGAATACGGAGCGGTATTTTTTCCAAAAGGCAATTGGTATCATTTATACAATGACGAAGCTCAAGTTGGAGAAAGTGAAAAGATTTTTCGCTTAAACTTACAACAGCTGCCTGTGTTTGTAAAGGGCGGAAGCATTGTACCCATGCAATCACTAGTGCAAACTACAGCCGAAAAACCAACAGATACGCTGGTGCTGCATATTTATAAAGGCAACCAAAATAATAGTTTCGTGTATTACGAAGATGATGGTAAAACCTACAATTACGAAAAAGGCGATTATTATAAACGCAAAATCAGCTATGATGTGGCGCAACGTAAAATTGTGTTTAATAAAGTTGAAGGAAGTTTTAAATCGAAATTTAACCAGCTTAAACTGGTGTTTCACGGATTCGATGAAAAAGATAAAATTCAATCTTCGGCCGGTGTAAAAGATGATTTTGTATCCTTTGTAGCACCCATCTCCAGGTTCGATCCGCAAGGTACCGCTAACCCAATCATAGGCTGCAAAGTGAAAAGCATAATCTTAGCCAATAATCCAACCCAATTTGAAATTAAATATTAG
- a CDS encoding glycoside hydrolase family 13 protein, with translation MRKVLFLLVLAIPLGLVAQLPKLERIEPAFWWAGMKNPKLQLLVRGKDIGKTEVKISHAGVTLSKVNQVDNPNYLFLDLLISADAQAGKFEILFSQNGKKYAQYSYELKARNASQQQFQGVTNKDFIYLIMPDRFANGDTKNDVIKAMNETALNRDSMYYRHGGDLKGIASKLDYLQELGVTALWLNPVLENNQPKTSYHGYANTENYKIDPRFGTNEDYRQLVADCHQRGIKMIKDLVHNHFGTEHFTIKDMPTKDWVHQWPSYTKTTYREQVHFDPYAAKGDKDLMLNGWFDRHMPDLNQNNAFVKNYLTQSHIWWIEYADLDGFRLDTYAYNDAKFMAEWGERIMEEYPKFTFFGETWVHGVPNQAFFTKGNKINQGLDTRLQGVTDFQTLWGINEALNGKFGWTDGVVRLYNTLTNDYLYEDATRNVVFLDNHDISRFYSVVGEDFEKYKSGIAWLLTTRGIPQFYYGTEILMKNYANPDGLVRSDFSGGWPSDKLNKFVSSGRTEKENEAFNYVKKLANYRKNNEVLQTGKMMQFIPEDGIYVYFRYNNDKKIMMVMNGNAEAKSLKTARFKEMILDQNKAKNVITEEVLNDITQINIPAKTTLVLELQ, from the coding sequence ATGAGAAAAGTCTTGTTTCTACTTGTTTTGGCAATTCCACTGGGGCTTGTTGCGCAACTACCTAAACTCGAAAGAATTGAGCCTGCCTTTTGGTGGGCAGGTATGAAAAATCCGAAACTGCAGTTGTTAGTACGCGGAAAAGATATAGGTAAAACAGAGGTGAAAATTAGCCATGCTGGTGTAACTTTAAGTAAAGTAAATCAGGTAGATAATCCTAACTATCTTTTTTTAGATCTGTTAATTTCTGCTGATGCCCAAGCCGGAAAGTTCGAGATTTTATTCAGCCAAAATGGTAAAAAATACGCTCAATACAGTTACGAACTAAAAGCTAGGAATGCTAGTCAACAGCAGTTTCAAGGCGTTACCAATAAAGATTTTATTTACCTCATTATGCCAGATCGTTTTGCCAATGGCGATACCAAAAATGATGTGATAAAAGCAATGAATGAAACCGCCCTAAATCGGGATAGTATGTACTATAGACACGGCGGAGATTTAAAAGGCATTGCCTCGAAACTAGATTACCTGCAGGAACTCGGCGTAACTGCACTTTGGTTAAATCCAGTGTTAGAAAACAACCAGCCTAAAACCTCATACCACGGTTATGCCAATACCGAAAATTACAAGATCGACCCTCGTTTTGGTACCAACGAAGATTACCGTCAATTGGTTGCAGATTGCCACCAACGCGGTATCAAAATGATTAAAGATTTGGTACACAATCATTTTGGCACGGAGCATTTCACTATCAAAGATATGCCAACCAAAGATTGGGTGCACCAATGGCCAAGTTATACCAAAACCACCTATCGTGAGCAAGTGCATTTTGATCCGTATGCGGCAAAAGGCGACAAAGATTTAATGCTAAATGGATGGTTCGACAGGCACATGCCAGATCTTAACCAAAACAATGCATTTGTAAAGAATTACCTTACACAAAGTCATATCTGGTGGATAGAATATGCCGATTTAGATGGATTTAGGTTAGATACCTATGCTTACAATGATGCGAAATTTATGGCAGAGTGGGGCGAACGTATCATGGAAGAATATCCAAAATTTACCTTTTTCGGAGAAACTTGGGTACACGGTGTTCCAAATCAGGCTTTTTTTACCAAAGGAAATAAAATTAACCAAGGCTTGGATACTCGATTGCAAGGTGTTACCGATTTTCAAACCCTTTGGGGTATTAACGAAGCGTTAAATGGCAAGTTTGGTTGGACAGACGGAGTAGTGCGGCTTTACAACACCCTTACTAACGATTACCTATACGAAGATGCTACCCGTAATGTGGTATTTCTTGATAACCACGATATCAGCAGATTTTATTCCGTAGTGGGCGAGGATTTTGAGAAATACAAATCCGGAATTGCTTGGTTGCTAACTACTAGAGGTATCCCGCAGTTTTATTATGGTACCGAAATTTTAATGAAAAACTATGCCAACCCAGATGGCTTGGTACGTAGCGATTTTTCTGGCGGGTGGCCAAGTGATAAACTCAATAAGTTTGTGTCTTCTGGGCGAACCGAAAAAGAGAATGAGGCTTTTAACTATGTGAAGAAGCTAGCCAACTATCGTAAAAATAATGAAGTATTGCAAACTGGTAAAATGATGCAGTTTATTCCAGAAGATGGAATTTATGTCTACTTCAGGTACAATAACGATAAGAAAATAATGATGGTAATGAATGGCAATGCCGAAGCCAAATCATTGAAGACAGCGAGGTTTAAAGAAATGATTTTGGATCAAAACAAAGCGAAAAATGTGATCACAGAAGAGGTGTTGAATGATATTACTCAAATCAATATTCCAGCAAAAACCACATTAGTTTTAGAATTACAATAA
- a CDS encoding HAD hydrolase-like protein, with translation MTTKYQMKIKACLFDLDGVLVDTAVYHFKAWKQLANTLGFDFTEVQNEQLKGISRMESLDKILAWGKQEKTQAEKLNLAKKKTIGMWL, from the coding sequence ATGACAACGAAATATCAAATGAAAATTAAAGCTTGCCTTTTTGATTTAGATGGTGTGCTAGTAGATACGGCAGTTTATCATTTCAAAGCTTGGAAGCAACTGGCTAATACCTTAGGCTTCGACTTTACGGAAGTGCAAAACGAACAACTCAAAGGAATTAGTAGGATGGAGAGTTTAGATAAAATTTTGGCTTGGGGAAAGCAAGAAAAAACACAAGCGGAAAAGCTCAATTTGGCAAAGAAAAAAACGATTGGTATGTGGCTATGA
- a CDS encoding HAD-IA family hydrolase: protein MINEMTPAEVLKGTVNFLTAIKKEGYLVGLGSASKNSAIILERTNLTHFFDVIVDGNTVSKSKPDPEVFLKGAEFLGVEPQEALVFEDAIAGIEAAKRAGMRSVGIGQAEILTEATLVVEDLSKLSVAHLLQMNEL, encoded by the coding sequence ATGATTAACGAGATGACGCCTGCAGAAGTACTTAAGGGTACAGTCAATTTTTTAACAGCGATCAAGAAAGAGGGTTATTTAGTTGGCTTAGGCTCGGCTAGTAAAAACTCCGCAATTATTTTAGAAAGAACCAATTTAACACACTTTTTCGATGTCATTGTAGATGGTAATACAGTAAGCAAATCTAAACCAGATCCAGAAGTATTTCTAAAAGGAGCCGAGTTTTTGGGCGTGGAACCTCAAGAGGCCTTAGTGTTTGAAGATGCGATAGCTGGAATTGAAGCTGCCAAACGAGCGGGCATGAGAAGTGTGGGTATTGGCCAAGCCGAAATATTAACAGAAGCTACCTTGGTAGTAGAAGATTTAAGTAAACTGTCAGTTGCGCATTTACTACAAATGAACGAATTGTAA
- a CDS encoding glycoside hydrolase family 65 protein yields the protein MKNYIKAHEWNIVEEGFDPHLNKISESIFSLGNGRMGQRANFEESYSGDTLQGNYVAGVYYPDKTRVGWWKNGYPEYFAKVLNATNWIGIAIAIDGVELDLAKADVTDFSRVLNMKEGYLERSFKATLSNGYQVAVKVLRFCSIADDEVGAIHYQLKALNFDGQLTVTSYLDGDIKNQDSNYDEKFWNFVADAEEQNACFLTLKTKKSGFEVCTAAHIASYKNSISQELSLATIRKEKYIGQQFVLSLAKGDEIAFIKTAVILSSQNYEASQLLAAAKQSLENAVSKGFDQLLNEQKQAWAQKWQESDIVIEGDVAAQQAIRFNIYQLFQTYTGADDRLNIGPKGFTGEKYGGSTYWDTEAYCVPFYLATAPQEVSRNLLIYRYKQLDKAIENAQKLGFTNGAALYPMVTINGEECHNEWEITFEEIHRNGAIAYAIFNYIRYTGDVEYLAQYGLEVLMGIARFWKQRVNWSGAKKQYVMLGVTGPNEYENNINNNWYTNYLAVWCLKYTQEAAKWVQDNQPQRYQELNTKLHFSVAEFTAWQHIVDHMYYPYNEELGVFLQQDGYLDKEQILVKDLPAEDRPLNQKWSWDRILRSCFIKQADVLQGFYFFEDDFDFDTHKRNFDFYEPRTVHESSLSPCVHSILAAKLHDEARAYEFYLRTSRLDLDDYNNDTEDGLHITSMAGTWMSVVEGFAGMRVRNDKLIFNPFLPQKWQSFSFTIGFRGATVKLQISKAQIHIVNTSNQSVALQVHDKDYQLEANAELQISNGVMA from the coding sequence ATGAAGAATTATATCAAAGCGCATGAGTGGAACATTGTGGAAGAAGGTTTTGATCCACATTTGAACAAGATTTCTGAAAGTATTTTTAGTTTAGGCAATGGACGGATGGGGCAACGAGCCAATTTCGAGGAAAGCTATTCTGGCGATACGCTTCAGGGAAATTACGTAGCTGGTGTTTATTACCCTGATAAAACGCGTGTAGGCTGGTGGAAAAACGGCTATCCTGAGTATTTTGCAAAAGTGCTTAATGCCACCAATTGGATTGGTATTGCTATTGCCATTGATGGCGTGGAATTAGACTTAGCAAAAGCTGATGTTACCGATTTCTCGCGTGTGCTAAACATGAAAGAAGGGTATTTGGAGCGAAGTTTTAAGGCAACTTTGTCAAATGGCTATCAGGTGGCGGTAAAGGTATTACGTTTTTGCAGCATTGCTGATGATGAGGTTGGCGCTATCCATTATCAGCTTAAAGCCCTAAATTTTGATGGGCAGTTGACTGTAACATCATACCTAGATGGAGACATTAAGAACCAAGATAGCAATTACGACGAAAAGTTTTGGAATTTTGTAGCCGATGCCGAAGAGCAAAATGCTTGTTTTTTAACTTTAAAGACCAAAAAAAGTGGCTTCGAAGTTTGTACTGCTGCACATATTGCAAGCTATAAAAATAGTATCTCTCAAGAACTAAGTTTAGCAACCATTCGCAAAGAGAAATACATTGGTCAACAATTTGTTTTATCTTTAGCCAAAGGCGATGAAATTGCATTCATAAAAACAGCGGTAATTTTATCGTCTCAAAATTATGAAGCCAGCCAGCTGTTAGCTGCTGCTAAGCAATCCCTAGAAAATGCTGTATCAAAAGGTTTTGATCAGTTATTGAATGAGCAAAAACAAGCTTGGGCCCAAAAATGGCAAGAAAGCGATATTGTCATTGAAGGAGATGTGGCTGCACAGCAAGCCATTCGTTTTAATATTTATCAGTTGTTTCAAACTTATACCGGTGCCGATGATCGTTTAAATATCGGTCCTAAAGGTTTTACTGGAGAAAAATACGGCGGTTCCACCTATTGGGATACAGAGGCCTACTGCGTGCCTTTTTACTTGGCTACCGCACCGCAAGAAGTCAGCAGAAATTTACTCATTTACCGTTACAAACAACTAGATAAAGCCATTGAAAATGCACAGAAATTGGGCTTTACAAATGGTGCAGCCTTATATCCAATGGTAACCATTAACGGCGAAGAGTGTCATAATGAGTGGGAAATTACTTTCGAAGAAATTCATAGAAATGGAGCCATTGCGTATGCTATTTTCAATTATATCCGCTACACAGGCGATGTCGAGTATTTAGCTCAATATGGTTTAGAAGTGTTAATGGGTATTGCTCGCTTTTGGAAACAACGCGTAAACTGGAGCGGTGCCAAAAAACAGTACGTAATGCTTGGTGTTACAGGCCCAAATGAGTACGAAAATAACATCAATAATAACTGGTATACCAACTACTTGGCCGTTTGGTGCCTAAAATATACCCAAGAAGCGGCTAAATGGGTGCAAGATAATCAGCCACAGCGTTATCAAGAATTGAATACTAAGCTACATTTTTCTGTAGCGGAATTTACTGCTTGGCAACACATTGTAGACCACATGTATTACCCTTATAATGAGGAACTTGGAGTGTTCTTGCAACAAGATGGCTACTTAGATAAAGAACAAATTTTGGTAAAAGATTTGCCAGCTGAGGATCGACCTTTAAACCAAAAATGGAGCTGGGATAGAATTTTACGTTCGTGCTTTATTAAACAGGCCGATGTATTGCAGGGCTTCTACTTTTTCGAAGACGATTTCGATTTCGATACCCACAAGCGCAATTTCGACTTTTACGAGCCTCGTACGGTTCACGAAAGCTCTTTATCGCCCTGCGTACACAGTATTTTAGCTGCCAAACTGCACGACGAGGCTAGAGCCTACGAGTTTTATCTCCGTACTTCGCGTTTAGATTTAGATGATTACAATAACGACACCGAAGATGGTTTGCATATCACCTCTATGGCGGGCACTTGGATGAGTGTAGTAGAAGGCTTTGCAGGAATGCGTGTACGTAATGATAAATTGATTTTTAACCCGTTTTTACCACAAAAATGGCAATCATTTTCGTTTACCATTGGTTTTAGAGGAGCTACGGTCAAGTTACAAATCAGTAAGGCGCAAATCCATATCGTTAATACTTCCAATCAGTCGGTAGCCTTACAAGTGCACGATAAAGATTATCAACTAGAAGCGAACGCCGAACTACAAATCTCAAACGGGGTAATGGCCTAA
- a CDS encoding alpha-amylase family protein has product MNKLNANFCFCLGLLVLVTMSCRSTKEAQHIDKKDNIIIYQLLPRLFGNTNTTNKPFGTIAENGCGKFNDISEKALDGLKELNVDYVWYTGVIAHASLTDYSKFGIATGDADVVKGRAGSPYAIRDYYDVDPDLAVDVNKRMAEFEALIKRTHGKGLKVLIDFVPNHVARSYKSVAKPDGVEDFGDKDDKTVAYSATNDFYYLPGQDFMVPANSKSSGSLATLQDGKFAESPAKATGNNVFVAQPSVNDWYETVKLNYGVEFKDGKEIKHLEPMPPVWLKMRDILVYWTKKGVNGFRCDVAEMVPVEFWSWVIPEVKKVYPKLIFIGEAYNPKVYAQYLTEGKFDYLYDKVGLYDGLKRFVKDEANANIKDIQHVWQIESKGFDHQMLRFLENHDEERIAAKGFAGDAKLAFPAMVISATLGKGPLMLYFGQEVGEPGAGVEGFGGDDNRTSIFDYWGVPNHQRWVNGGKFDGAQLHVQERQIRDFYKKLTSVRANSDAVTNGAMTEIPLNGFPKAYAYVRHSGKQRILVVANFNRKENLQTSIEIPAQLLKSRKVSQAKDLLSAHQAVVKENVISVEVLPSSAQIIEF; this is encoded by the coding sequence ATGAATAAATTGAACGCTAATTTCTGTTTTTGTTTAGGTTTACTAGTTTTGGTAACAATGTCTTGTAGGTCAACTAAAGAAGCACAGCATATCGACAAGAAAGATAACATCATCATTTATCAGTTATTACCGCGGCTTTTTGGCAATACCAACACCACCAATAAGCCTTTTGGCACCATTGCCGAAAATGGTTGCGGTAAGTTTAACGATATTAGCGAAAAGGCGCTTGATGGTTTAAAAGAGCTAAACGTAGATTACGTTTGGTACACTGGTGTAATTGCCCACGCTAGCCTTACCGATTATAGCAAATTTGGTATTGCCACAGGCGATGCCGATGTAGTAAAAGGCAGGGCAGGGTCGCCTTACGCCATTAGAGATTACTACGATGTAGACCCCGATTTGGCAGTGGATGTAAACAAGCGTATGGCCGAATTTGAAGCCCTAATTAAACGCACACATGGTAAAGGGCTAAAGGTATTGATTGATTTTGTGCCCAACCATGTAGCCAGAAGTTACAAATCTGTGGCTAAACCAGATGGAGTGGAAGATTTTGGTGACAAAGATGACAAAACTGTTGCCTACAGCGCAACTAACGACTTTTACTACCTCCCTGGCCAAGATTTTATGGTGCCTGCTAATTCAAAATCAAGTGGCTCGTTAGCGACTTTGCAAGATGGTAAATTTGCTGAAAGTCCGGCTAAAGCTACAGGAAATAATGTTTTTGTAGCGCAACCTTCGGTAAACGATTGGTACGAAACTGTAAAACTTAACTATGGCGTTGAATTTAAAGACGGCAAAGAGATCAAACATTTGGAGCCAATGCCTCCTGTATGGCTAAAAATGCGAGATATTTTGGTGTATTGGACTAAAAAAGGTGTAAATGGTTTTAGGTGTGATGTAGCCGAAATGGTGCCTGTAGAATTTTGGAGCTGGGTAATTCCAGAAGTTAAAAAGGTATACCCTAAGTTGATTTTTATTGGCGAAGCCTATAATCCAAAGGTGTATGCGCAATATCTCACTGAAGGTAAGTTCGACTACTTATATGACAAAGTAGGCCTCTACGATGGTTTGAAACGTTTCGTTAAAGATGAAGCTAATGCCAACATAAAAGACATTCAGCATGTATGGCAAATCGAGAGCAAAGGATTTGATCATCAAATGCTACGGTTTCTAGAAAACCATGATGAGGAGCGTATTGCTGCTAAAGGCTTTGCTGGCGATGCAAAGTTGGCTTTTCCAGCCATGGTAATCTCGGCTACTTTAGGTAAGGGGCCTTTAATGCTCTATTTTGGCCAGGAAGTAGGCGAGCCGGGTGCAGGCGTAGAAGGTTTTGGTGGCGATGACAACCGCACCTCCATCTTCGATTATTGGGGTGTACCGAACCACCAACGCTGGGTAAATGGAGGCAAGTTTGATGGTGCCCAACTCCATGTTCAAGAAAGACAAATTCGTGATTTTTATAAGAAGTTAACCAGTGTTAGAGCTAACAGCGACGCTGTGACTAATGGAGCAATGACGGAAATTCCGTTGAATGGGTTTCCAAAAGCTTATGCATACGTTAGGCATAGCGGTAAACAGCGTATTTTGGTGGTAGCCAACTTTAACCGTAAAGAAAATTTGCAGACAAGCATTGAAATCCCGGCTCAACTGCTAAAGTCCCGTAAAGTGAGCCAAGCTAAAGATTTACTTTCAGCTCATCAGGCAGTTGTCAAAGAGAATGTAATTTCCGTCGAGGTTTTGCCTTCATCAGCACAAATCATCGAATTTTAA